One Rhodobacteraceae bacterium M385 genomic region harbors:
- the ftsH gene encoding ATP-dependent zinc metalloprotease FtsH, with the protein MGNARNIAFWVILFLLILALFNLFSGGQSQVNSRTVAYSDFVQQVENGSVISATLDGENVQFTTGEGAFSTIAPSDAETTATLLSNDVRIEARAQQQSGFLSILSLWLPVLVLIGIWIFFMNRMQGGGKGGAMGFGKSKAKLLTEKHGRVTFDDVAGIDEAKEELEEIVEFLRNPQKFSRLGGKIPKGALLVGPPGTGKTLLARAIAGEAGVPFFTISGSDFVEMFVGVGASRVRDMFEQAKKNAPCIVFIDEIDAVGRSRGAGYGGGNDEREQTLNQLLVEMDGFEANEGIIIVAATNRPDVLDPALLRPGRFDRQVQVPNPDIKGRERILGVHARKVPLGPDVDLRIIARGTPGFSGADLANLVNESALMAARIGRRFVTMEDFESAKDKVMMGSERRSMVMTEDEKKLTAYHEAGHAVVGLNVPDHDPIHKATIIPRGRALGLVLSLPERDQLSVSYRKYTSKIAMAMGGRVAEELIFGKENITSGASSDIQQVTKIARAMVTQFGYAEELGYVDYANEQQSHLGAYGGGTSHSAATQKIIDDKVKELVEEGYQTAKRILTERSEDLERLAQGLLEYETLTGNEITKVIAGEPLNRGDDDDEAPTSGGTPSVTAIPKLKPKSKPSGDMEPEPST; encoded by the coding sequence TTGGGCAACGCGAGAAACATCGCATTTTGGGTCATTCTGTTCCTGCTGATCCTGGCTCTATTTAACCTGTTCTCAGGTGGTCAAAGCCAAGTGAATAGCCGGACCGTGGCCTATTCTGATTTTGTGCAACAGGTTGAAAACGGTAGTGTAATCTCTGCCACACTGGACGGCGAGAACGTGCAGTTCACCACCGGCGAAGGGGCGTTCTCGACCATTGCGCCATCGGACGCGGAAACCACTGCCACGCTGCTGAGCAATGATGTCCGCATCGAAGCGCGGGCGCAGCAGCAGTCGGGTTTCCTGAGCATTTTGTCCCTGTGGCTTCCGGTGCTGGTCCTGATCGGCATCTGGATTTTCTTCATGAACCGGATGCAGGGTGGCGGCAAAGGCGGGGCGATGGGCTTTGGCAAGTCCAAGGCGAAACTGCTGACGGAAAAGCATGGCCGTGTGACGTTTGATGACGTGGCGGGCATTGATGAGGCCAAGGAAGAGCTGGAAGAGATCGTGGAATTCTTGCGCAACCCGCAGAAATTCAGCCGTTTGGGCGGTAAGATCCCCAAAGGCGCGCTTTTGGTGGGCCCTCCGGGTACCGGTAAAACGCTTCTGGCGCGTGCCATCGCGGGCGAAGCTGGCGTGCCGTTCTTCACCATTTCGGGTTCGGACTTCGTGGAAATGTTCGTGGGTGTCGGTGCGAGCCGTGTGCGCGACATGTTTGAGCAAGCGAAAAAGAACGCGCCTTGCATCGTGTTTATCGACGAAATCGACGCCGTGGGCCGGTCCCGTGGGGCCGGATACGGCGGTGGCAATGATGAGCGTGAACAGACGTTGAACCAGCTTCTGGTGGAGATGGATGGTTTTGAGGCCAACGAAGGCATCATCATCGTCGCCGCCACCAACCGCCCCGACGTGTTGGACCCCGCGCTGTTGCGTCCGGGCCGTTTCGACCGTCAGGTGCAAGTACCTAACCCCGACATCAAGGGCCGCGAGCGGATCTTGGGCGTTCACGCCCGCAAGGTGCCCCTTGGCCCCGATGTAGACCTGCGCATCATCGCGCGCGGCACGCCCGGTTTTTCGGGTGCCGATTTGGCAAACTTGGTCAACGAATCCGCGCTGATGGCGGCACGGATCGGGCGGCGCTTCGTGACGATGGAAGATTTCGAAAGCGCCAAGGATAAGGTCATGATGGGCTCTGAGCGGCGCTCCATGGTGATGACCGAGGACGAGAAAAAGCTGACCGCCTACCATGAGGCGGGCCATGCTGTGGTGGGCCTCAATGTGCCCGATCACGACCCGATCCACAAAGCCACGATCATTCCGCGTGGCCGGGCCTTGGGCTTGGTTCTGTCGCTGCCCGAGCGGGATCAGTTGAGCGTATCCTACCGTAAATATACGTCTAAAATCGCCATGGCGATGGGTGGTCGCGTGGCGGAAGAGCTGATTTTCGGCAAGGAAAACATCACCTCCGGCGCGTCTTCGGACATCCAGCAGGTGACGAAGATCGCCCGCGCGATGGTCACGCAATTCGGCTACGCTGAAGAGCTTGGATACGTTGATTACGCCAACGAACAGCAATCGCACTTGGGTGCATATGGCGGCGGCACCAGCCACTCGGCCGCGACCCAGAAGATCATCGACGACAAGGTGAAGGAACTGGTGGAAGAAGGTTATCAAACCGCCAAACGTATCCTGACCGAGCGTAGTGAAGATCTGGAGCGTCTGGCGCAAGGCTTGCTGGAGTATGAAACGCTAACCGGCAACGAGATCACGAAA
- the tilS gene encoding tRNA lysidine(34) synthetase TilS: MGRLLGPDFPEKIALAVSGGGDSMAMLTLAHGWARVYGVALHVVTVDHGLRPESCEEAAQVAEECAALGHPHTTLNWHWDGQGNLQDAARRARLRLIGDWRGDIAHVLLAHTQDDQAETLLMRLARGSGVEGLSAMANTRAMGGWHIVRPLLTTTRAALRHYIDVLKVPYVDDPSNEDDTYERVRVRKAIAALGLDVAGLSDTAHRMDRARSALWARAADVAASYVTQSRFGDLRIDRDAFVTVERDTQLRLLAAALQWVSHAPYRPRASALEGLLDRALSGGGGTLQGAEVRVGKSHLHILREFAALKNTLVTQPLWDGRWEVAGQGIERYNLRALGPDGWAQLPKDAALPDGLSFHIAQTLPALFDNDRLAGFAPLNFGAEHVLRLCPDEGSFVASLLSR; the protein is encoded by the coding sequence ATGGGTCGGCTTTTGGGGCCTGACTTTCCAGAGAAAATTGCCCTCGCCGTCAGCGGTGGGGGCGACAGTATGGCGATGCTGACCCTCGCCCATGGATGGGCGCGGGTGTACGGCGTCGCCCTTCATGTGGTGACCGTCGATCACGGTTTGCGGCCGGAAAGCTGCGAGGAGGCCGCGCAAGTGGCCGAGGAGTGCGCCGCGCTCGGACATCCCCACACGACGCTGAACTGGCACTGGGACGGGCAGGGCAACCTGCAAGACGCCGCCCGTCGTGCGCGCCTGCGTCTGATCGGCGACTGGCGTGGGGATATCGCCCATGTCCTTCTGGCCCACACCCAAGATGACCAGGCCGAAACCCTTTTGATGCGCCTTGCCCGTGGCTCAGGGGTAGAGGGGTTGTCGGCCATGGCGAACACCCGTGCCATGGGCGGTTGGCACATCGTGCGTCCGCTTCTGACAACGACGCGGGCCGCCCTGCGCCACTACATCGACGTGTTGAAAGTGCCTTATGTCGATGATCCCTCGAATGAGGATGACACCTATGAGCGGGTGCGCGTGCGCAAGGCGATTGCCGCGCTTGGGCTTGATGTGGCGGGGCTGAGCGACACCGCGCACCGCATGGACCGGGCGCGTTCGGCGCTGTGGGCGCGGGCCGCAGATGTGGCCGCCTCATACGTCACGCAAAGTCGTTTCGGGGACCTGCGGATCGACCGTGATGCTTTCGTGACGGTGGAGCGTGATACCCAACTGCGGCTTCTGGCAGCCGCCCTTCAGTGGGTGTCCCACGCACCTTACCGCCCCCGTGCCTCTGCCTTGGAAGGGCTTTTGGATCGCGCCCTTAGCGGCGGCGGCGGAACGTTGCAGGGGGCCGAAGTGCGCGTTGGCAAGAGCCACCTTCATATTCTACGCGAATTTGCGGCCCTCAAGAACACGTTGGTGACGCAGCCCCTTTGGGACGGACGGTGGGAGGTTGCGGGCCAAGGGATCGAACGCTACAATCTTCGTGCCCTTGGACCCGATGGATGGGCGCAATTGCCCAAAGATGCGGCCCTTCCTGACGGGCTGTCTTTTCATATCGCCCAAACCCTTCCCGCGCTGTTCGACAACGACCGCCTCGCAGGGTTCGCGCCGCTGAATTTCGGGGCAGAACACGTCTTGCGATTGTGTCCAGATGAAGGATCATTCGTCGCATCCTTGCTTTCACGTTGA
- the pal gene encoding peptidoglycan-associated lipoprotein Pal — MTFSFLKPTLLVATLALAACSQGGLNGDVDGTGAGAGAGANGIGTGGVNDPTSPAYFNSVVGDRVLFAVDQSTLSSEAQGVLAGQAQWLLSNPEFTALIEGHADEQGTREYNLALGARRAASVREYLVSQGVPDSRLRTISYGKERPLQICSTEACYSQNRRAVTVISAGLGA; from the coding sequence ATGACTTTTTCTTTTCTCAAACCAACCCTTTTGGTTGCAACCCTTGCCCTTGCGGCCTGTTCCCAAGGCGGCCTGAATGGTGACGTAGATGGCACGGGCGCCGGCGCAGGGGCTGGCGCGAATGGCATCGGCACCGGCGGCGTGAATGACCCGACGAGCCCCGCCTACTTCAACTCGGTCGTCGGCGATCGCGTCTTGTTTGCCGTGGACCAATCCACCCTGTCGTCTGAGGCGCAGGGCGTCTTGGCGGGGCAAGCACAGTGGTTGCTGTCAAACCCTGAATTCACCGCCCTTATCGAAGGTCACGCGGATGAACAGGGCACGCGGGAATACAACCTTGCCTTAGGCGCGCGTCGCGCCGCGTCCGTGCGGGAATACCTTGTGAGCCAAGGGGTGCCAGACTCGCGCCTGCGGACGATTTCCTACGGCAAAGAGCGTCCCCTTCAGATTTGCTCGACCGAGGCATGCTACAGCCAGAACCGTCGCGCTGTGACGGTCATCTCCGCTGGTTTGGGGGCCTGA
- the tolB gene encoding Tol-Pal system beta propeller repeat protein TolB yields MLNRRTFIRATSALTASTALPSFAFAQAGPLRLEITEGVIEPLPFALPTFLPQGNAGDVAADVSRVIAADLRGTGLFRQIPQDAYISQITNFSAPVAYPDWQAINAQALITGEVELRDDGQIVVRFRLFDIFSQAPLGEGLQFVGPADSWRRMAHTVADQVYSRITGEGGYFDTRVAFIAEEGPKNARLKRLAIMDYDGANVQYLTDSRALVLAPRFSPQGDRILYTSYESGFPQVYIMDVATVQRRPLEAIPAETMTFSPRFSPSGQSVVFSLVDGSNTDIYSLDLATGTRTRLTQAPSIETAPSFSPDGSEITFESDRSGGQQIYVMAATGGEPRRISAGSGRYGTPVWSPRGDYIAFTKQENGRFHIGVMRTDGSEERLLTSSFLDEGPTWAPNGRVIMFTRETPGDDGAPAVYSVDISGRNLQRVATPGMASDPAWSPLQT; encoded by the coding sequence ATGTTGAACCGCCGCACGTTTATTCGCGCCACCTCGGCTTTGACCGCATCAACGGCCCTGCCAAGCTTTGCCTTCGCGCAAGCGGGCCCATTGCGGTTGGAGATCACCGAAGGGGTGATTGAACCACTGCCCTTTGCGCTGCCCACCTTTCTGCCCCAGGGAAATGCTGGCGATGTGGCCGCAGACGTCAGCCGAGTGATTGCCGCTGACCTACGCGGCACCGGCCTGTTCCGACAGATCCCGCAGGATGCCTACATCAGCCAGATCACCAACTTCAGCGCCCCTGTGGCCTATCCCGATTGGCAAGCGATCAATGCGCAGGCGCTCATAACCGGTGAGGTCGAGCTTCGCGATGACGGCCAAATTGTCGTGCGGTTCCGCCTGTTTGATATCTTCAGCCAAGCGCCTCTGGGTGAAGGGTTGCAATTCGTTGGCCCCGCCGACAGCTGGCGGCGCATGGCCCATACGGTCGCCGATCAGGTCTATTCGCGGATCACGGGCGAGGGGGGGTACTTCGATACCCGCGTCGCCTTTATTGCAGAGGAGGGGCCAAAAAATGCCCGCCTCAAGCGGTTGGCGATCATGGATTATGATGGCGCGAATGTGCAGTATCTCACGGATTCTCGGGCGCTTGTTCTGGCGCCACGCTTCTCTCCGCAGGGCGATCGTATCCTCTATACCAGCTATGAAAGCGGCTTCCCACAGGTCTACATCATGGACGTCGCCACGGTGCAACGTCGCCCACTAGAGGCGATCCCGGCGGAAACCATGACCTTCTCGCCCCGCTTCAGCCCCTCGGGGCAATCGGTGGTATTCAGCCTCGTGGATGGGTCTAACACCGATATCTATTCGCTTGATCTGGCAACGGGCACACGCACGCGCCTGACACAGGCACCGTCGATTGAAACGGCACCGTCGTTCTCGCCCGATGGCAGCGAGATCACCTTTGAAAGCGACCGCTCGGGCGGGCAGCAGATCTATGTGATGGCCGCTACGGGCGGTGAGCCGCGCCGGATCTCCGCAGGATCGGGCCGCTATGGCACCCCTGTCTGGTCGCCACGCGGCGACTACATCGCCTTCACCAAACAAGAAAACGGACGCTTCCACATTGGGGTCATGCGCACCGATGGCTCGGAAGAGCGGTTGTTGACCTCATCCTTCCTGGATGAGGGCCCGACCTGGGCCCCGAACGGTCGCGTCATCATGTTCACCCGCGAAACGCCGGGCGATGATGGGGCGCCGGCGGTCTATTCGGTCGATATCTCGGGGCGGAACCTGCAACGGGTCGCAACGCCCGGCATGGCATCTGACCCCGCATGGTCGCCGCTGCAAACGTAA
- the ybgF gene encoding tol-pal system protein YbgF: MRLALAVCCALIAGPSLAQDNTQTLADIRQELSVLYVEIQRLRGELNTTGGATGSGASGSTLDRVNAIEAEVTRLTSLTERLQLTVDSVVRDGTNRIGDLEFRLCELEPGCDIGSLGETPSLGGVTPTSGGGGAAAVQATPLPSTPQPSGLAVAEQSDYDRANAAFEAGDYSDAATLFLSFTETYPGSPLSADAHYLRGEAEANQGRWNPAARAFLASFSAGPEGARAPTALTSLGVALAQIGQPEEACLTLAEVAVRFPGTASVAEAQAEMGRLNCQ, encoded by the coding sequence ATGCGGCTTGCATTGGCAGTTTGTTGCGCGTTGATCGCCGGGCCGTCGCTGGCCCAGGACAACACGCAGACATTGGCGGATATCCGGCAGGAACTGTCGGTGCTTTACGTCGAAATCCAGCGCCTACGGGGCGAGTTGAACACGACGGGCGGCGCGACGGGTTCTGGGGCCAGCGGCTCTACCTTGGACCGGGTGAACGCGATTGAGGCCGAGGTGACTCGGCTCACGTCCCTGACGGAACGGTTGCAGCTTACCGTCGATAGCGTGGTGCGCGATGGCACGAACCGGATCGGCGATCTGGAGTTCCGCCTGTGCGAATTGGAACCGGGCTGCGACATTGGCTCGCTTGGGGAAACGCCGTCCTTGGGCGGCGTGACACCCACCTCCGGTGGGGGCGGCGCGGCGGCTGTTCAGGCAACGCCGTTGCCTTCCACGCCGCAGCCCTCGGGCTTGGCGGTGGCGGAACAATCGGATTACGACCGGGCAAATGCCGCGTTCGAGGCGGGCGACTACAGCGACGCCGCGACGCTGTTTTTGTCGTTCACCGAGACCTACCCCGGATCGCCGCTATCGGCCGATGCCCATTACTTGCGCGGAGAGGCAGAGGCCAATCAGGGTCGTTGGAACCCCGCCGCGCGAGCGTTTCTTGCGTCGTTCTCTGCCGGGCCCGAGGGCGCACGGGCGCCCACGGCGCTGACCTCTCTCGGGGTGGCCTTGGCACAGATCGGCCAGCCGGAAGAAGCCTGTTTGACGCTCGCGGAAGTTGCCGTACGCTTCCCCGGCACGGCGTCGGTAGCTGAAGCGCAGGCCGAAATGGGGCGGCTGAACTGTCAGTGA